In the Emys orbicularis isolate rEmyOrb1 chromosome 3, rEmyOrb1.hap1, whole genome shotgun sequence genome, one interval contains:
- the TRAPPC3L gene encoding trafficking protein particle complex subunit 3-like protein isoform X1 → MSRPTNRRQDNHKIDWHLPSISSSASAHHMSRELFVLTYGALVAQLCKDYEKDEDVNKYLDRMGYDIGIRLVEDFLARSAVRKCRSYSETVDVIAQVAFKMYLGVTPSVSCSNTTENEFFLMLDKNPLVDFVEELPAGRCSLCYCNLLCGVIRGALEMVHLAAEVTFVQDRLKGDDVTEIGITFLKKLEDKKHKRKK, encoded by the exons GACTGGCATTTACCAAGCATCTCATCCTCTGCATCAGCACATCACATG AGCAGAGAACTCTTTGTGCTCACCTATGGGGCTTTGGTAGCCCAGCTGTGTAAGGACTACGAAAAGGATGAAGATGTGAACAAGTATCTAGACAGAAT GGGGTATGACATTGGTATAAGGCTGGTTGAAGACTTTTTGGCTCGCTCTGCTGTGAGGAAGTGCCGTAGCTATTCTGAAACTGTAGACGTGATTGCACAG GTTGCTTTCAAGATGTACCTTGGGGTTACCCCTAGTGTGAGCTGCAGTAACACAACAGAAAATGAATTCTTCTTAATGTTGGACAAGAACCCTTTAGTGGACTTTGTGGAGGAGCTCCCAGCAGGACGATGTTCACTTTGCTACTGTAACCTCCTGTGTGGTGTTATTAGAGGAGCCCTGGAAATG GTTCACTTAGCAGCAGAAGTTACCTTCGTTCAAGACAGACTGAAGGGTGACGATGTGACGGAAATAggaattacatttttaaagaagcTCGAAGACAAAAAGCACAAAAGAAAGAAGTGA
- the TRAPPC3L gene encoding trafficking protein particle complex subunit 3-like protein isoform X2, whose protein sequence is MSRPTNRRQDNHKISRELFVLTYGALVAQLCKDYEKDEDVNKYLDRMGYDIGIRLVEDFLARSAVRKCRSYSETVDVIAQVAFKMYLGVTPSVSCSNTTENEFFLMLDKNPLVDFVEELPAGRCSLCYCNLLCGVIRGALEMVHLAAEVTFVQDRLKGDDVTEIGITFLKKLEDKKHKRKK, encoded by the exons AGCAGAGAACTCTTTGTGCTCACCTATGGGGCTTTGGTAGCCCAGCTGTGTAAGGACTACGAAAAGGATGAAGATGTGAACAAGTATCTAGACAGAAT GGGGTATGACATTGGTATAAGGCTGGTTGAAGACTTTTTGGCTCGCTCTGCTGTGAGGAAGTGCCGTAGCTATTCTGAAACTGTAGACGTGATTGCACAG GTTGCTTTCAAGATGTACCTTGGGGTTACCCCTAGTGTGAGCTGCAGTAACACAACAGAAAATGAATTCTTCTTAATGTTGGACAAGAACCCTTTAGTGGACTTTGTGGAGGAGCTCCCAGCAGGACGATGTTCACTTTGCTACTGTAACCTCCTGTGTGGTGTTATTAGAGGAGCCCTGGAAATG GTTCACTTAGCAGCAGAAGTTACCTTCGTTCAAGACAGACTGAAGGGTGACGATGTGACGGAAATAggaattacatttttaaagaagcTCGAAGACAAAAAGCACAAAAGAAAGAAGTGA
- the LOC135876368 gene encoding calcium homeostasis modulator protein 5-like produces the protein MDGIQTILKFLINRKTAIGYSFMALLTVGSERLFSLVAFKCPCSNENFIYGLVFLFAPAWVLLVIGYFMNSRMWKLFTGCCLNPRKIFPKGNSCSFFYVFGQITLNVLIAPVMWLSVALLNGTFYECAMSGLKYPGYLNTLCNNKSVRCWEELNKVACGKTTMSSSESEELKLTLQAQSQVLGWCIIVTTALLSLLTTCCARCQSKISHLQMKFWRIYIEKEREQLEQLFQLYATKLSERNLTSFFENKEPDAFPMPTFRAWEDASQLYSFNSSEQHYSTLHRLVEDGKKDIGEERETMLDFVDGREIV, from the exons ATGGATGGTATCCAGACCATTCTGAAATTCCTTATTAATCGGAAAACTGCCATTGGTTACAGTTTTATGGCTCTACTGACAGTGGGAAGCGAACGTTTATTTTCTCTCGTTGCTTTCAAGTGTCCCTGCAGCAATGAAAACTTCATCTATGGTTTGGTATTTCTCTTTGCCCCAGCCTGGGTGTTGCTAGTTATTGGGTATTTCATGAATAGCAGGATGTGGAAACTTTTCACAGGCTGCTGTCTGAATCCCAGGAAAATATTCCCCAAAGGGAACAGCTGCAGTTTCTTTTATGTCTTTGGACAAATCACCTTAAATGTTCTGATAGCTCCTGTGATGTGGCTTTCTGTGGCTTTGCTCAACGGAACTTTTTATGAATGTGCCATGAGTGGCTTGAAATATCCAGGGTACTTAAACACGCTCTGTAATAACAAATCTGTCAGGTGCTGGGAAGAGCTGAACAAAGTAGCTTGTGGCAAAACCACCATGTCCTCTTCAGAGAGTGAGGAATTAAAACTGACGCTTCAAGCACAGTCTCAG GTTCTAGGATGGTGCATCATAGTCACTACAGCTCTTTTGTCTCTGTTAACCACCTGTTGTGCCAGGTGTCAATCTAAAATCAGCCACCTTCAAATGAAGTTCTGGAGGATCTACatagagaaggagagagaacaaCTGGAACAACTTTTCCAGCTATATGCTACCAAACTCAGTGAACGAAACCTGACGAGCTTTTTTGAGAACAAAGAACCGGACGCCTTTCCCATGCCAACCTTCCGGGCCTGGGAAGACGCTTCTCAACTCTACTCTTTCAACAGCAGTGAGCAGCACTACAGCACCCTGCATAGACTGGTCGAAGATGGCAAGAAAGACATCGGTGAGGAAAGAGAGACAATGCTGGACTTTGTAGATGGGCGGGAAATAGTATAG